A window from uncultured Anaeromusa sp. encodes these proteins:
- the scfB gene encoding thioether cross-link-forming SCIFF peptide maturase, which translates to MNIHSFSLNGMHILLDVNSGAVHVVDEMISDIMNVFDGGNDEAVLASLAEQYSEDELREALAELHELIAAEKLFTPALEVPPTFKAEPILKSLCLHVAHDCNLRCRYCFAGTGDFGHSRGLMSAEVGKKAIDFLLEKSGSRRHLEIDFFGGEPLMNFEVVKELTAYVRRREQEAGKEIKLTLTTNAVLLRDEELRFLNEEGISLVLSLDGRKEVHDYMRPNAGGNGSYETVMSNIDKAIRSRNNQNYYLRGTFTAHNLDFAADVLDMADRGYTQLSVEPVVAEDEAEYALKEEHLPELFRQYELLAKEYLERKMRGEGFDFFHFNVDIENGPCVAKRLSGCGAGHEYLAVTPQGEFYPCHQFVGREAYRLGSVEQGIVNEELPWKFRRAHVLAKEECSQCWARFYCSGGCHANAEAFHGCLEKPYELGCKLQKKRLECALMVQAALALAKRQDS; encoded by the coding sequence ATGAATATACATTCTTTTAGCTTAAACGGGATGCATATCCTGTTGGATGTCAATAGCGGCGCTGTCCATGTGGTGGATGAGATGATTAGCGACATCATGAACGTATTTGACGGCGGCAATGACGAAGCAGTGCTGGCGTCCTTAGCGGAGCAATACAGCGAAGACGAACTGCGCGAAGCGCTTGCCGAGCTGCATGAGCTGATTGCCGCGGAAAAGCTGTTTACACCGGCGCTGGAGGTTCCGCCTACCTTTAAGGCGGAACCTATCCTTAAGTCTTTGTGCCTGCATGTGGCCCATGACTGCAATCTGCGCTGCCGCTACTGCTTTGCCGGTACTGGCGACTTCGGACATAGCCGAGGCTTGATGTCTGCGGAAGTAGGAAAAAAAGCTATTGATTTTCTCTTAGAAAAAAGCGGCAGTCGTCGCCATTTGGAAATCGACTTTTTTGGCGGCGAGCCTTTGATGAATTTTGAAGTGGTAAAAGAGCTGACTGCCTACGTGCGACGCAGAGAGCAGGAAGCCGGCAAGGAAATCAAACTGACGTTGACTACCAATGCGGTGCTGCTGAGAGACGAGGAGCTTCGCTTCTTGAATGAAGAGGGGATTTCCTTGGTGCTCAGCCTGGACGGACGCAAGGAAGTTCATGACTATATGCGTCCTAATGCCGGCGGCAACGGCAGCTACGAAACGGTAATGTCTAACATTGACAAAGCCATTCGTTCGCGGAACAATCAAAATTACTATTTGCGCGGCACCTTTACCGCGCATAACCTTGATTTTGCGGCCGATGTGCTGGATATGGCCGATCGAGGCTATACGCAGTTATCCGTAGAACCAGTGGTCGCCGAAGATGAGGCAGAGTATGCATTGAAGGAAGAGCACTTGCCGGAGTTGTTCCGCCAGTATGAATTATTGGCTAAGGAATACTTGGAACGCAAGATGCGAGGCGAAGGGTTTGACTTTTTCCATTTCAATGTGGATATTGAGAACGGCCCTTGTGTGGCTAAGCGTCTCAGCGGCTGTGGCGCTGGTCACGAGTATCTGGCGGTCACGCCGCAAGGAGAATTCTATCCTTGCCATCAGTTTGTCGGACGCGAAGCGTATCGTCTGGGCTCGGTGGAACAAGGCATTGTTAACGAAGAACTGCCTTGGAAGTTCCGTCGGGCGCATGTGCTGGCCAAGGAAGAATGCAGCCAGTGCTGGGCGCGGTTTTATTGCAGCGGCGGCTGTCACGCTAATGCCGAAGCGTTCCACGGCTGTTTGGAGAAGCCCTATGAGCTTGGCTGCAAACTGCAGAAAAAGCGACTGGAGTGCGCTTTGATGGTGCAGGCGGCGCTGGCTTTGGCGAAACGGCAGGATTCTTAA
- the scfA gene encoding six-cysteine ranthipeptide SCIFF, protein MAKHIVTVNSAALKKTAYTGGCGECQTSCQSACKTSCTVGNQVCQKQN, encoded by the coding sequence ATGGCGAAACATATTGTGACTGTAAATAGTGCAGCCCTCAAGAAGACGGCATACACCGGCGGTTGCGGCGAATGCCAGACATCCTGCCAGTCGGCCTGCAAGACCTCTTGCACCGTCGGCAATCAGGTGTGCCAGAAGCAGAACTAA